In Camelina sativa cultivar DH55 chromosome 16, Cs, whole genome shotgun sequence, a single window of DNA contains:
- the LOC109129539 gene encoding pentatricopeptide repeat-containing protein At5g65560-like — MRFSYTQLIYGLCEAKRIDEALSLLVKMKDDNCCPIVRTYNVLINALCGTWRKSEALSLFKQMSESCIKPDVCMYTVLIQSFCSGDKLDEASGLLDHMLEFGLTPNVITYNALIKGFCKKNVHIAMGLLSKMQEQNLVQDLITYNTLIAGQCSSGNLDSAYRLLSSMQEKGLVPNHHTYSSFIDYLCKNEWMEEARGLFDSLTRKGIDADVVICVPDLYTYNALIHGLCGNGKLKEALLLKVKMEKLRLQPTQSTYTTFIARMLKAGDFSEADKCFNVMLSSGQKHDAQSYGSFISAYCSAGRLQEAEEMMVKIRGEGVTPDEFTYTSMVNAYGSLGLTYSAFDVLKRMLDTGCEPSHRTYMSLIKHLFKKKRITEKCGGTGSYLESTDIMWEMMEFDSIVELFEKMVEHGCNPDAKCYEKLLLGICEVGNLEIAKRLLNRMERIRNISK, encoded by the exons ATGAGGTTTTCCTACACTCAACTGATATATGGTCTTTGTGAAGCAAAGAGGATCGATGAAGCTTTGAGCTTGTTGGTGAAAATGAAAGATGACAATTGTTGTCCTATTGTTCGTACATACAATGTGCTTATAAATGCTTTGTGTGGAACATGGCGTAAATCAGAAGCGTTGAGTTTGTTTAAGCAAATGTCAGAAAGTTGCATTAAGCCTGATGTGTGTATGTATACTGTGCTAATTCAGAGCTTTTGTAGTGGAGATAAGCTCGATGAAGCAAGTGGGTTACTAGATCATATGCTGGAATTTGGGTTGACGCCAAATGTTATTACATACAATGCATtgattaaagggttttgtaagAAGAATGTGCACATAGCAATGGGACTTCTTAGTAAGATGCAAGAGCAAAATTTGGTGCAAGACCTGATTACTTATAATACATTGATTGCTGGACAGTGTAGCTCTGGTAATTTAGACAGTGCATATAGATTGCTTAGTTCGATGCAAGAAAAAGGATTGGTTCCAAACCACCATACATACAGTAGTTTTATAGATTATCTATGTAAAAATGAGTGGATGGAAGAAGCGCGTGGCCTGTTTGATTCCCTCACTCGTAAAGGCATAGACGCAGACGTCGTCAT TTGCGTGCCAGATTTGTATACATATAATGCCTTGATACACGGGTTATGTGGTAATGGGAAATTAAAAGAAGCCTTGTTACTGAAGGTAAAGATGGAGAAGTTAAGGCTACAACCTACACAAAGTACATACACGACGTTTATTGCAAGAATGCTTAAAGCAGGGGACTTTTCTGAAGCtgataaatgttttaatgttATGTTGTCTTCGGGACAAAAGCATGATGCTCAGAGTTATGGATCATTTATCTCGGCGTATTGTAGTGCTGGGAGATTGCAAGAAGCTGAAGAGATGATGGTGAAAATAAGGGGAGAGGGTGTTACTCCGGATGAGTTCACTTATACCTCAATGGTTAATGCTTATGGATCTCTAGGGCTAACTTATTCTGCATTTGATGTCCTGAAGCGCATGTTGGATACTGGCTGTGAACCTTCTCACCGTACATATATGTCTCTGATCAAACACTTGTTCAAGAAGAAACGCATAACAGAGAAGTGTGGTGGAACAGGAAGTTACTTGGAGTCCACGGATATTATGTGGGAGATGATGGAGTTTGATAGCATTGTCGAACTTTTTGAGAAAATGGTAGAGCATGGGTGTAACCCTGATGCCAAATGCTATGAGAAGCTTTTATTAGGGATATGTGAAGTTGGAAATTTagagatagcaaaaagattGTTAAATCGGATGGAAAGAATTAGGAATATCTCCAAGTGA
- the LOC104751630 gene encoding keratinocyte-associated protein 2-like yields the protein MAGAGSSMLGSVLVFTVILSLQEIYRGKLASSELFTILGGFTSSLLFLFSLTFIGNFQESSSIKSGWGAVILAEIIALIAASTVHRVCITTCFLFSAGLLYEVNKISGYMLSKTESKSKRH from the exons ATGGCAGGAGCTGGATCATCGATGCTTGGGTCTGTTCTTGTGTTTACAGTGATCCTATCGCTTCAAGAAATTTACAGAGGGAAGTTAGCTTCTTCAGAGCTGTTCACGATCCTTGGTGGATTCACaagctctctcctttttttgttttctctcact TTCATTGGCAATTTCCAGGAATCTTCTAGCATCAAGAGTGGTTGGGGTGCTG TCATTCTTGCCGAAATCATAGCTCTTATCGCTGCTAGCACTGTGCATCGGGTTTGTATTACAACCTG TTTCTTGTTCTCTGCTGGGCTACTGTACGAGGTGAACAAGATCTCTGGATACATGCTATCCAAAACCGAGTCCAAGTCTAAGAGACACTGA